A window from Dysidea avara chromosome 2, odDysAvar1.4, whole genome shotgun sequence encodes these proteins:
- the LOC136246810 gene encoding fatty-acid amide hydrolase 2-like isoform X1, protein MWIVRGREGCHVIVYWFLKMPLFISVTLLLWKVYCILRFFGGIMFFWRRKNSLVQAKQWNNPSQVKLLVLSAKQAAVQIHSRQLTSQELVKCYIDRMKAINPYLNAAVCYRFEEAMNQAQEVDRILDGQTIPPEYSPEKKPLLGVPFTVKESHSLMGMPHTGGLYKRKGTTASVDSPVIRRLKDAGGIPIASTNCSELCMWYESSNNVYGTTNNPYNVNCMVGGSSGGEGSINAAACSVFGIGGDIGGSVRMPCFFCGIFGHKHSPHLTPGGNEFPPTSGDARSYVARSPMCRYSIDLPFVLDIMAGNAIEGSSSLTSKVASVDITKLSFFSIANDGGSWYASPVEQQLVDAQSEVVDHLRSHYKVDVLETKLQKLQYSLGVWLTAINENKSSHPFCEYMANLEGSVNPFWEFCKWLVGKSLHTLPCIGLGAIEKLTTFTKSKVKSEKVKAITQCLKTELEDLLGPNGILLYPSHPNVAPPHHKAIYMPFNFAYTAVFNILGFPATQIPLGLNHQGLPLGVQIVSTTGNDHLTIAVVVELERTMSKCGWVCPPKYLLK, encoded by the coding sequence GTTTCTTAAGATGCCATTGTTTATTTCTGTCACATTACTTCTATGGAAGGTTTATTGTATACTTCGATTTTTTGGTGGAATTATGTTTTTCTGGAGGAGAAAGAATTCTCTGGTTCAAGCTAAACAATGGAACAATCCATCACAAGTTAAACTGTTGGTTTTATCTGCCAAACAGGCTGCAGTGCAGATCCACAGTAGACAGTTGACATCACAAGAACTTGTAAAGTGTTATATTGATCGGATGAAGGCAATAAACCCATATTTAAATGCAGCTGTTTGTTATCGTTTTGAGGAAGCAATGAACCAGGCACAAGAAGTGGATAGAATTCTAGATGGACAAACTATACCACCAGAGTACTCACCAGAAAAGAAACCACTTTTAGGTGTACCGTTTACTGTTAAAGAATCCCATTCTTTGATGGGAATGCCCCATACTGGTGGCTTATATAAGAGGAAAGGAACAACAGCAAGTGTTGACTCTCCTGTAATACGTAGGCTAAAGGATGCTGGTGGCATCCCCATAGCCAGTACAAACTGCAGTGAATTATGTATGTGGTATGAATCAAGCAACAATGTATATGGAACAACCAATAATCCATACAATGTTAACTGTATGGTGGGAGGAAGCTCTGGTGGAGAAGGGTCTATAAATGCAGCTGCATGTTCTGTTTTTGGTATTGGGGGTGATATTGGTGGAAGTGTTCGTATGCCTTGTTTCTTCTGTGGTATTTTTGGTCACAAACACTCACCTCATCTTACCCCTGGTGGTAATGAGTTCCCTCCTACCTCTGGTGATGCTCGTTCTTACGTAGCACGGAGTCCAATGTGCAGATATTCCATAGATTTACCATTTGTGCTGGATATAATGGCTGGTAATGCCATAGAAGGTTCATCATCTCTGACATCAAAGGTAGCTTCAGTTGATATTACAAAATTGTCTTTCTTCAGCATAGCCAATGATGGTGGATCATGGTATGCCAGCCCAGTTGAACAGCAGTTAGTAGATGCACAGAGTGAAGTAGTTGATCATTTGAGGAGTCATTACAAAGTTGATGTGTTGGAGACAAAGTTACAGAAGCTTCAGTATTCATTGGGTGTATGGTTGACAGCAATTAATGAGAACAAAAGTAGTCATCCTTTTTGTGAGTATATGGCCAATCTTGAAGGATCAGTGAATCCTTTTTGGGAGTTTTGTAAGTGGCTTGTGGGTAAATCACTGCATACCCTTCCTTGTATTGGTCTTGGTGCAATTGAAAAGCTCACTACTTTCACAAAGTCAAAAGTAAAGTCTGAGAAAGTTAAGGCAATTACTCAGTGCTTAAAAACAGAGTTGGAAGACTTATTGGGCCCAAATGGCATTTTACTGTATCCATCACATCCTAATGTGGCACCACCTCACCATAAAGCCATTTACATgccttttaattttgcctatacTGCTGTGTTTAATATATTGGGATTTCCAGCCACCCAGATCCCTTTGGGGCTTAATCATCAGGGGCTTCCTCTTGGTGTTCAGATTGTGTCTACTACTGGAAATGATCACCTGACAATTGCTGTTGTTGTGGAGCTAGAGAGGACAATGTCTAAGTGTGGATGGGTGTGTCCACCAAAATATTTACTGAAGTAA
- the LOC136246810 gene encoding fatty-acid amide hydrolase 2-like isoform X2, translating into MPLFISVTLLLWKVYCILRFFGGIMFFWRRKNSLVQAKQWNNPSQVKLLVLSAKQAAVQIHSRQLTSQELVKCYIDRMKAINPYLNAAVCYRFEEAMNQAQEVDRILDGQTIPPEYSPEKKPLLGVPFTVKESHSLMGMPHTGGLYKRKGTTASVDSPVIRRLKDAGGIPIASTNCSELCMWYESSNNVYGTTNNPYNVNCMVGGSSGGEGSINAAACSVFGIGGDIGGSVRMPCFFCGIFGHKHSPHLTPGGNEFPPTSGDARSYVARSPMCRYSIDLPFVLDIMAGNAIEGSSSLTSKVASVDITKLSFFSIANDGGSWYASPVEQQLVDAQSEVVDHLRSHYKVDVLETKLQKLQYSLGVWLTAINENKSSHPFCEYMANLEGSVNPFWEFCKWLVGKSLHTLPCIGLGAIEKLTTFTKSKVKSEKVKAITQCLKTELEDLLGPNGILLYPSHPNVAPPHHKAIYMPFNFAYTAVFNILGFPATQIPLGLNHQGLPLGVQIVSTTGNDHLTIAVVVELERTMSKCGWVCPPKYLLK; encoded by the coding sequence ATGCCATTGTTTATTTCTGTCACATTACTTCTATGGAAGGTTTATTGTATACTTCGATTTTTTGGTGGAATTATGTTTTTCTGGAGGAGAAAGAATTCTCTGGTTCAAGCTAAACAATGGAACAATCCATCACAAGTTAAACTGTTGGTTTTATCTGCCAAACAGGCTGCAGTGCAGATCCACAGTAGACAGTTGACATCACAAGAACTTGTAAAGTGTTATATTGATCGGATGAAGGCAATAAACCCATATTTAAATGCAGCTGTTTGTTATCGTTTTGAGGAAGCAATGAACCAGGCACAAGAAGTGGATAGAATTCTAGATGGACAAACTATACCACCAGAGTACTCACCAGAAAAGAAACCACTTTTAGGTGTACCGTTTACTGTTAAAGAATCCCATTCTTTGATGGGAATGCCCCATACTGGTGGCTTATATAAGAGGAAAGGAACAACAGCAAGTGTTGACTCTCCTGTAATACGTAGGCTAAAGGATGCTGGTGGCATCCCCATAGCCAGTACAAACTGCAGTGAATTATGTATGTGGTATGAATCAAGCAACAATGTATATGGAACAACCAATAATCCATACAATGTTAACTGTATGGTGGGAGGAAGCTCTGGTGGAGAAGGGTCTATAAATGCAGCTGCATGTTCTGTTTTTGGTATTGGGGGTGATATTGGTGGAAGTGTTCGTATGCCTTGTTTCTTCTGTGGTATTTTTGGTCACAAACACTCACCTCATCTTACCCCTGGTGGTAATGAGTTCCCTCCTACCTCTGGTGATGCTCGTTCTTACGTAGCACGGAGTCCAATGTGCAGATATTCCATAGATTTACCATTTGTGCTGGATATAATGGCTGGTAATGCCATAGAAGGTTCATCATCTCTGACATCAAAGGTAGCTTCAGTTGATATTACAAAATTGTCTTTCTTCAGCATAGCCAATGATGGTGGATCATGGTATGCCAGCCCAGTTGAACAGCAGTTAGTAGATGCACAGAGTGAAGTAGTTGATCATTTGAGGAGTCATTACAAAGTTGATGTGTTGGAGACAAAGTTACAGAAGCTTCAGTATTCATTGGGTGTATGGTTGACAGCAATTAATGAGAACAAAAGTAGTCATCCTTTTTGTGAGTATATGGCCAATCTTGAAGGATCAGTGAATCCTTTTTGGGAGTTTTGTAAGTGGCTTGTGGGTAAATCACTGCATACCCTTCCTTGTATTGGTCTTGGTGCAATTGAAAAGCTCACTACTTTCACAAAGTCAAAAGTAAAGTCTGAGAAAGTTAAGGCAATTACTCAGTGCTTAAAAACAGAGTTGGAAGACTTATTGGGCCCAAATGGCATTTTACTGTATCCATCACATCCTAATGTGGCACCACCTCACCATAAAGCCATTTACATgccttttaattttgcctatacTGCTGTGTTTAATATATTGGGATTTCCAGCCACCCAGATCCCTTTGGGGCTTAATCATCAGGGGCTTCCTCTTGGTGTTCAGATTGTGTCTACTACTGGAAATGATCACCTGACAATTGCTGTTGTTGTGGAGCTAGAGAGGACAATGTCTAAGTGTGGATGGGTGTGTCCACCAAAATATTTACTGAAGTAA